TCGATTCGGAGTAGCACAAAGGGCTAAACTTTGGGCAAAAAATAAGATCCCACCCCATATTCTTGTGATGACAGCAACACCTATTCCAAGGACATTGGCGATGAGCTTTTATTCTGATCTTGATGTTTCTGTGATTGACGAAATGCCTGTTGGAAGAAAACCGATTATTACCGCTCATAGACGAGAGAAAGACAGGTTGTATGTTTATAATTTCTGTAAAGATGAAATTAAAAAAGGAAGACAAGTCTATTTTGTATATCCATTGATTGAAGAATCTGAAACTTTGGATTATAAAAACCTAATGGAAGGGCTGGAACACGTCATGGACTTCTTCTCTGATTACAATGTCACCATGCTGCATGGGAAAATGAAACCGGATGAAAAAGATGCGGCTATGGCTTATTTTGCATCGGGAAAAGCTGAAATTATGGTAGCAACAACTGTGATAGAAGTAGGGGTAAATGTTCCTAATGCTTCCGTAATGGTTATTGAAAGTTCTGAAAGGTTTGGCCTTTCGCAGCTTCATCAGCTTAGAGGACGTGTAGGAAGAGGTGCTGAACAGAGTTATTGCATCCTTATGACTTCTGATAAGCTATCTAAAGAAAGCAGAACTCGTATTAAAACGATGACTGAAACAAATGATGGCTTTAAAATTTCTGAAGTAGATATGCAACTTCGTGGCCCCGGTGATATTTTGGGAACTCAGCAAAGTGGTGTTGTAGATTTTAAAAGGCTGGATCTGGTGAATGATTCTGCGATTATTAAAACAACCAAAAATACGGTTGACAAAATATTGGAAGCAGACCCGATGTTGACAAGACAAGACAATCTGATGATAAAAAATTACTATATAAAGTATTACAAAGGGAAAAACAAATGGAGTAAGATTTCATAAAAAAAAACCACAGAAAAAATATTCCTGTGGTTCCCTTATAAAACTGTTATTTAGAAGAAATTACTTTTGGTCTGCTTAAAAAATTTATTTTAATAGCTCATGCTTAATATTTTGTGATGTGGTGTGAAAATATCTATATATTATTTGAAGATAGCCTTCACTATTAAAATAAATTATAAAAAAACAAAATGAATTATTTTTCCAACTTGCTTATTATAAAAACTAACTGTGTCTAGCTGGAGATGAGGGAATGAAACGAATAAAAATATCTCCAACTATTTCAAGTTTTCATGATTGTACCGTTTTGTTTAAAGATCTTCTATGCTTTAAAATTGGAAATGAATATAACTCATTTTGTTTACATCGTGATTTTATATATTTTCTGTAGAAACAATTACTTTTCATTCATCTGTATCTTCATCTATATATTTAAATTTGTGTCACTGAGTTTACATTTACAAATGTCCGAATATTAACGCTCTTCTTTTTTATATTATTTCAATTATTAGTTATAAAATTTTCACCTTAAAGTGAATATTATACATTAAATAGCTTTTACTTTTCTGAAATAGAAAAGCAAAAAACCATCTATTCATCATACTTTTAGAATAAAGTTATCTTTATTCAATCCTGAAGTATGATACTGCCAGTTTATTGTAATAACATCTGTAAGTACCTTCTTTAAAGTTTCAAATCAGAAGGTTTTCTTATACAGATATTGTTTCCTTTTACGAAGGCTTCCTCAATTTCATTTTCAGAAATATCATCATCATAAATAGCGGTCACCATGTTACTGAACTTTGGGTTGGCTTTTACCTCATCAATACATTCCATGCTGTTTTTTCCGGGAATAGTATATTTAATAAAAACGATCTCGGGAACTACAGCATCTTTATTATTCAGATATTCCATGAGACTTATACCGTTATGGAAACATTGAATTTTTATAGAAATTTTCAGCTCTTTAAATATATTTTTAAAAAAAATTAAAGTATTTTCATCGTTATCTGCTACAATTACGTTCAGAAATTCTTTATTCATACTGCATTTTAGGGTTTATTGCCGTGCTTTGGGCTCTTCTTCTTCTTCCTATGATCTTTTGAAACTGTGAGGGGGTAATTCCTGTCGTATTTTTAAACTGAGTACTTAAATGAGCCACACTCGAATAATTCAGCTTATGAGCAATCTCAGTCAGGCTTTGCTTATTTCTTATAATCAGTGCTTTTGCATGTTCTATTTTCTGGAGAATAATAAAATTCTCTATGGAAGTGTAAGCAACTTCTGAAAACAGATTGGAAAGGTACCCATAACTGTGATTCAGTTTTTCAGAAATATAAATGGATGCTTTTACCGGAATAATTTCTTCGGAAAAGACTAGTTCTACAATGGCATCTTTTATTTTCTGTACCAAAGCTGTTTTCTGGCTTTCTATGATCTCAATACCATAATCTCCAAGATTTTTCTTGAAAAGATTATGTTGTTCTTGCGTAAAGGGTTCATAGAACTCCACCTCACCGAAGTTCAGCAACCGGTATTTCAACCCGTGCTCCTTCAGCTTTTCGTCCAATACCTTTTTACAAAGGGCATTGAAATCAAATTTAACGTACATTTTCATCCTGGTATAAGTAAGCCTATTTTTTTAGTAAATATAACAATTTATTTCAATTAAATGTGAAATAGAAAATATTTTTTTAACATAATATAAATACGCAAAAACTCCTGTATTCGAAAATACAGGAATTTAAACACTAAGGATGAAAAAAATATACTGATAAAAAGCTATGTTAGCTCAAAACCAAGCATATGAATGTATTATTAAATAAGTGATTTGGTTCTGAAACAAAGATGATTCAAAAATAGAAATCACCTGTTATAGAATTACGGGATAAAGTTACAAAATTTTAAGTCAATTATTCGTGAATTAGGAATTCCATTAAGAAATCATCCATTACAAATCCATTCCCAATATCGAATACTCCCTCACCGTAAACCTTGTAGCCTTGGGACTCATAGAAGTTTCTTGCAGCATTATATTTATTTACATTAAGGATAATTCTCTTATTACCGTTTTCAGAAACTTTATCATTTAAAAACTGAAGTGCCTTTTTCCCCAATCCTTTTCCTTTGCTTTCCGGAACCAGATAAATCCGGTGAAGCTTTGTGGTTTTATCTTCATAATGATGTTCATATCCAATAAATCCTTCATAAGAATCATTATTTTCATCTAAAATCAGATAATAATGATAGTTGGGATTCTGAAGATGACTTCCAATCTCTTGTTCCGAATACATTTCAGAAAGCATATATTCCATTTGTTCTTCTGAAAGGATTTCTGCATAGGCATTTTTCCATGACCTTTTTGCCAGATCCTGAATCAAGGGAATATCCTCCCTTGTTGCTTGTATTAATTTCATATTTTATGGATTATGATTAAAAAAAGTGAAAAGCCTGAACTTTTCACTTTTATATTTGATTAATGATTTTTCCCGTTAAATAGTTGAAATACATAAAGAACTTCAACGTTTAGCGTTTTCATCCATTAAATGTTTGCCATTTCAGCTTTAATTTTTGCATAAAGTCCTTCTGATGCCTGAACTAATGGAAGTCTCAGATAATTTTTGATAATTCCTTTTTCAGTAAGTACTACTTTAATTCCGCAAGGGTTACCTTCTGCAAAAATCAATCGGGTAATTTCAACCAGTTTATTGTGAATCTCATAAGCTTCTTTTATTTTACCATCAAAAGCCAACTGTACCATAGTTGAGAATTCTTTTGGATACCCCTGTCCTATCACAGAAATCACACCATTTCCACCTGCTAATGTTACAGGAAGTGTAAATTCATCATCTCCGGAAACCAACGAGAAGCCTTCCGGTTTTTTTCTAAGAATGTCAAAATACTGCAAGATATTTGGTGCAGCTTCTTTAATCATTAATAGATTCGGGAATTCTTTGCAAGACGAATTGTTGTATCTGCATCAATATTTTGTCCTGTTCTGGATGGAACATTGTAGATGATAATATTTTTACCCGTAGAAGCTAATGCTTTATAATGTTGGTAAAGACCTTCCTGGTTTGGCTTATTATAATATGGAGACACAGAAAGTACAGCTTCAAATGCAGAAAGATCTGCTTCTTCAATCTGTTTCTTGACCTCAAGAGTATTGTTACCGCCTATTCCTAAAACTAAAGGAAGACGTTTATTATTCACCTTAATGATATGCTCAATTACCTGTTTCTTCTCATCATCAGAAAGCGTTGCGGCTTCAGCCGTAGTTCCTAATACTACCAAATAATTGGTTCCGTTATCAATGTTATAATCAATCAGTTTTGTTAAACTGTCGAAGTCAACGGATAAATCTTCATTAAAGGGTGTTACCAACGCAACACCTACTCCTTTTAAAATGCTCATCTGTTCGAATTATTTTTGCCAAATTTAATCATTTACAATAAGAATTTATAATAAATAATAATGTTTTATTATACATATAGTTATATTTGCATATACTAAAAGATATTATGAAATCGCTATACCTTAGATTGTTTACAAAAACATTGAAATAACCAGCGATTGCATATGACCTTTATAAAAAATAATTTACAGCATATGAAAAATAAATTCTTGTTACTAGGAATTGCTCTGGCATCTCTTACTGCATGCAAAACGGCTTCTACGCCGCAGCTTGTGAATGTAAAGACCCAGAAGAATATTTCTATTAATAATGAGCTAAAGAATGATGAGGAGTTTGTAAAATTTATTGAACCTTATAAGCAAAAATTGGATAAAGAGATGAACCAAAAAATCTCACATACCAATACAGACCTTACCAAACAGGGAGATAACAGCAATCTGGGGAATCTTTTAGCAGATTATACACTTGAAGGAGGTGATGAATGGACAAAAACCCATCTTAAACAAAATGTAGATGCAGCTCTAATTAATATTGGAGGAATTCGTACCACTATTGGGAAGGGCGATATTATGCTGAAAAATCTTTTTGAGGTAATGCCTTTCGAAAATGAACTGATCATTGTAAAGATGAAAGGAGCAGATTTATCGGGGCTTTTTCAATATTACGCAAAAACACAGGTGAACAATCCGGTTTCCCATTTATATATTGAAACGAAAAACGGACAATTAACCCAATCTTTAATTAACGGAAAAGAAGTAGATCCGGGGAAAGACTACTACATTGCCACTTCAGACTATCTTGCTCTGGGAGGTGACAATATGAGTTTCTTTGCAAAAGGAGAATCAATTCCTACAGGAATTAAACTTAGAGATTTATACATTGATTATTTCAAAAGAAATCCTGAGATCGTTTC
This is a stretch of genomic DNA from Chryseobacterium tructae. It encodes these proteins:
- a CDS encoding response regulator: MNKEFLNVIVADNDENTLIFFKNIFKELKISIKIQCFHNGISLMEYLNNKDAVVPEIVFIKYTIPGKNSMECIDEVKANPKFSNMVTAIYDDDISENEIEEAFVKGNNICIRKPSDLKL
- a CDS encoding helix-turn-helix domain-containing protein; protein product: MKMYVKFDFNALCKKVLDEKLKEHGLKYRLLNFGEVEFYEPFTQEQHNLFKKNLGDYGIEIIESQKTALVQKIKDAIVELVFSEEIIPVKASIYISEKLNHSYGYLSNLFSEVAYTSIENFIILQKIEHAKALIIRNKQSLTEIAHKLNYSSVAHLSTQFKNTTGITPSQFQKIIGRRRRAQSTAINPKMQYE
- a CDS encoding GNAT family N-acetyltransferase, which translates into the protein MKLIQATREDIPLIQDLAKRSWKNAYAEILSEEQMEYMLSEMYSEQEIGSHLQNPNYHYYLILDENNDSYEGFIGYEHHYEDKTTKLHRIYLVPESKGKGLGKKALQFLNDKVSENGNKRIILNVNKYNAARNFYESQGYKVYGEGVFDIGNGFVMDDFLMEFLIHE
- a CDS encoding 5'-nucleotidase C-terminal domain-containing protein; this translates as MKNKFLLLGIALASLTACKTASTPQLVNVKTQKNISINNELKNDEEFVKFIEPYKQKLDKEMNQKISHTNTDLTKQGDNSNLGNLLADYTLEGGDEWTKTHLKQNVDAALINIGGIRTTIGKGDIMLKNLFEVMPFENELIIVKMKGADLSGLFQYYAKTQVNNPVSHLYIETKNGQLTQSLINGKEVDPGKDYYIATSDYLALGGDNMSFFAKGESIPTGIKLRDLYIDYFKRNPEIVSPTDVRLNFIGKK